The genomic DNA AGCCTCCTCCtcggtgggcagggcaggggagaccGAACTGGGTGGCCGTTGCTGGGGGAATTGCCCCCGACAGGGGCATGACGATCAGCCCCATGGTTAACCAAAGGACTTAGTTTCCTAGGGGTCACCTTTCCCAGCACTGAGGATTCCCCTGCAGGCCACAGGCGGGTGACCATACCGTGGGATGCTCGAGGTGGGCAGGCAGGCGACAGGACTAGGGGCTGGACTCGGCCCCAGACAGCAGGGACATTATGGCCTGCGTCCTTCACCTACCTCCTCCATGACCAGCAGCCCACACTGGATCAGCTTGTCCAGCACCTCCTGGCCGTAGCAAGAGACCGactggcagggctgtgggaggagacAAACGAGTCAGCGCAGCCCCCCCGGCAAAGCACCGGTGACGGGCCCAGCGGGACTCAGAGTAGGGGGCGAGAGCCCTCAAGAGGGGTGATGCGATGGAGCCTGGCTGCCCTGTGGAACCAGGAGCAGCTCCCCCAACCCAGCTAGGCTGCAGGCGGTGGCGGCGGCAGCAGGGGCACCCCCCCCGGCCTCTAGCAGGGCCCTACCTGGAGCAACAGGACGTCtctgggcagcagctggagcagcatcaGGGTCTTGCGGAGCAGCTCCTCCTGGCTCAGCACCACGACCGCGGGCAGCTCGGCAGGG from Chelonoidis abingdonii isolate Lonesome George unplaced genomic scaffold, CheloAbing_2.0 scaffold2957, whole genome shotgun sequence includes the following:
- the LOC116817806 gene encoding glycerol-3-phosphate acyltransferase 2, mitochondrial-like, with protein sequence MLPFLSPAELPAVVVLSQEELLRKTLMLLQLLPRDVLLLQPCQSVSCYGQEVLDKLIQCGLLVMEETSSERLACDTARRRFSQKLLWKMEDFNDSDSDYEEDTGKRCFK